In Vagococcus hydrophili, one DNA window encodes the following:
- a CDS encoding DUF916 and DUF3324 domain-containing protein, with the protein MCKLRKIILVALLMFITLQFHSTTVSADSENMNFSISVTPPANQFKKDVTYFDMMVKPSEKQKLEVNVSNTGKTEKKIRVTPTNAITNANGLVDYSKQKKDYKYDESLKIQFTSLVSNPQSITVKPGKTETLIFDFEAPAESFDGIILGGFVADLDDEGKTEKKEENISFVNKFQLVKAVVLRSSEKEVEPVLKINDVKPALVTYRTAVVANLQNTTPILLGKVNVDAQITKKGSTDVLKSEKRDNVEFAPNSNFNFPIMWDNTPLEAGKYTLKMTVTANKKDFKFEEDFTISKEDSYNINNKAVDLKEEPKDNTLWYVLSGAFVLIILILVFVIVREKTKKKKKKKSSSSKKSSSKKKSGSKKKKK; encoded by the coding sequence ATGTGTAAATTAAGAAAAATAATACTCGTTGCTCTTTTAATGTTTATCACATTACAATTTCACTCAACAACTGTCTCCGCCGATTCAGAAAATATGAATTTTTCCATAAGTGTTACACCACCAGCTAATCAGTTCAAAAAAGATGTGACTTATTTTGATATGATGGTCAAACCTTCTGAAAAGCAGAAATTAGAAGTGAATGTTAGTAACACCGGGAAAACGGAAAAGAAAATCCGAGTAACCCCTACTAACGCCATTACCAACGCTAATGGATTGGTAGATTATTCTAAGCAAAAGAAAGATTATAAATACGATGAATCACTAAAAATACAATTCACTTCATTGGTTTCAAACCCTCAAAGCATTACAGTGAAGCCTGGTAAAACAGAAACCCTAATTTTTGATTTTGAAGCCCCAGCTGAAAGCTTTGACGGGATTATCTTAGGTGGTTTTGTTGCTGATTTGGACGATGAAGGTAAAACAGAGAAAAAAGAAGAAAATATTAGTTTTGTTAATAAATTTCAATTAGTCAAAGCAGTGGTTCTTAGAAGCTCTGAAAAAGAAGTGGAACCTGTATTAAAAATTAATGATGTCAAACCAGCACTTGTCACTTACCGAACAGCAGTTGTGGCTAACCTTCAAAATACAACACCTATTCTCTTAGGCAAAGTCAATGTAGACGCACAAATTACTAAAAAGGGTTCAACAGACGTCTTAAAATCTGAAAAACGAGATAACGTTGAATTTGCGCCTAATTCAAATTTCAACTTTCCAATTATGTGGGACAACACACCACTTGAAGCTGGTAAGTACACCCTAAAAATGACGGTGACTGCCAATAAAAAGGACTTTAAATTTGAAGAAGATTTTACTATTTCAAAAGAAGATAGCTATAATATTAATAATAAAGCAGTGGATTTAAAAGAAGAGCCTAAAGATAACACTCTTTGGTATGTGTTATCTGGTGCCTTTGTCCTTATTATTTTAATTTTAGTCTTTGTGATTGTTAGAGAAAAAACGAAGAAGAAGAAAAAAAAGAAAAGTAGCTCTTCAAAAAAGTCTTCAAGTAAGAAAAAATCTGGATCTAAGAAAAAGAAAAAATAA
- a CDS encoding WxL domain-containing protein produces the protein MKKVTFLIGMLSFLTISGMSVDAAQQDSSQKKAEFQITENENGTIKVEAELLRFGDHTLLPSDINAKTKEDTRVKVTEFSGNRPGWTLKVKLDKFKSGTDEANGTRLFYPIVTPTTTTGGDASTKAPVTVGAQDSFLDDLKGTIVNDDNVPTKIAVAEKGKGYGEWTMSYSGNNRIQLNVPAGQKVGAYSAELIYMIEDAPTP, from the coding sequence ATGAAAAAAGTAACATTTTTGATTGGAATGTTAAGTTTTTTAACCATTAGCGGTATGAGTGTTGATGCGGCACAACAAGATTCCAGCCAGAAAAAAGCTGAATTTCAAATAACAGAAAATGAAAATGGAACGATTAAAGTGGAAGCAGAACTTCTTAGATTTGGTGATCATACCCTACTACCATCCGATATCAATGCTAAAACTAAAGAGGATACAAGAGTCAAAGTGACCGAATTTAGTGGAAACCGCCCAGGATGGACCTTAAAAGTAAAATTAGACAAATTTAAATCTGGTACTGATGAAGCTAACGGAACCCGTTTGTTTTATCCGATTGTGACACCGACAACGACAACAGGTGGAGATGCGAGCACAAAGGCACCTGTGACAGTAGGAGCACAAGATTCATTCTTAGATGATTTAAAAGGGACGATTGTTAATGATGATAACGTTCCAACAAAAATTGCGGTAGCTGAAAAAGGTAAAGGCTACGGTGAATGGACGATGTCTTACTCAGGTAACAACCGTATCCAATTAAATGTACCTGCAGGACAAAAAGTTGGCGCCTATAGCGCGGAACTGATTTATATGATAGAAGATGCACCAACACCATAA
- a CDS encoding DUF916 and DUF3324 domain-containing protein, with protein sequence MKKFNYLIKLFFALAVIFSFSVTSQAAEKGIGYEVRPIFPSTQIEQNRGYYYLQTEPGVKQKLEMSLLNTSDKPVTLELVIENAISTTNGNIDYTDDIKKIHESLVNPMTEILQPKTKEVKVKAGEEKIVNFELTPPEKSYDGLKMGRILVKKKKEKDAKGINQEYQYAVGVITAESGKPFNDGDKLELNGEIEPNVVNGSKLVQGEIVNPTPKTIENLKVRSYVTKKGDKKRIKEKNIDNFSFAPNSKVMYTIPWGLSNFETGEYTFYFTGSNDFESFELKKDFKIRGEDAKKLNNEAAFSVGTPTKMIILIVVLNALLLVLCGTIFVRNKKWVEELKTNKKRKSRKKVKTK encoded by the coding sequence ATGAAAAAATTTAATTATTTAATTAAACTATTTTTTGCGTTAGCTGTCATTTTTTCATTTTCAGTGACAAGTCAAGCAGCAGAAAAAGGGATTGGTTATGAGGTTCGACCGATTTTCCCAAGTACTCAAATTGAGCAAAATCGAGGCTACTACTACTTACAAACCGAACCAGGTGTGAAGCAGAAGTTAGAGATGTCACTTTTAAATACCAGTGACAAACCAGTGACTCTTGAGTTAGTCATTGAGAATGCTATTTCAACAACGAATGGTAATATTGACTATACGGATGATATCAAAAAAATCCATGAGTCTTTAGTTAATCCGATGACAGAAATACTACAACCAAAAACTAAAGAAGTTAAAGTGAAAGCTGGGGAAGAAAAAATTGTTAATTTTGAGTTAACACCGCCAGAAAAATCTTATGATGGATTAAAAATGGGTCGTATTCTTGTTAAGAAGAAAAAAGAAAAAGATGCCAAGGGGATTAACCAAGAGTATCAATATGCCGTGGGTGTCATTACTGCTGAGTCAGGAAAACCTTTTAATGACGGAGATAAATTAGAGTTAAACGGTGAAATCGAACCAAACGTGGTTAACGGAAGTAAGTTAGTTCAAGGTGAGATTGTTAATCCAACACCTAAAACCATTGAAAATTTAAAAGTTAGATCTTATGTGACTAAAAAGGGTGATAAGAAAAGAATTAAAGAAAAAAATATCGATAACTTTTCTTTTGCACCAAACTCTAAAGTAATGTATACCATTCCTTGGGGCTTGAGTAATTTTGAAACAGGCGAGTACACCTTCTACTTTACTGGAAGTAATGACTTTGAGAGTTTTGAGCTTAAAAAAGATTTTAAAATCCGTGGGGAAGATGCTAAGAAATTAAATAATGAAGCAGCCTTTTCTGTAGGAACACCAACTAAAATGATTATTTTAATCGTGGTATTAAATGCATTATTACTTGTTTTATGTGGTACTATTTTTGTCAGAAATAAAAAATGGGTTGAAGAACTAAAAACAAATAAAAAACGTAAAAGTAGAAAGAAAGTGAAAACAAAATAA
- a CDS encoding WxL domain-containing protein, translating into MKKNILAAALLSGLVLSIAAPTALAVEDKDGKSVETSKVEVKLNKDDGHEPGTGPFKDKLAIVHKPTIFKFEGDTTTGSLNLKNKHPEKAKQFISVNDDRKNDKKEAISSPWTLTGQLSEVKEGTKTLAGTMDFKTSELQQYDIGELVTKPNGVQDYAPAAIKADAAKADATKYTLQPKFSLDAAGTAVKFLESTNTDVTDPHGVFTNLGDVDFNVASGNASEAGTYDGTITWTLAAQK; encoded by the coding sequence ATGAAAAAAAATATTTTAGCCGCAGCTCTTTTATCAGGTTTAGTACTTTCAATCGCAGCACCAACAGCTTTAGCAGTAGAGGATAAAGATGGTAAATCAGTAGAAACTTCAAAAGTGGAAGTTAAATTAAATAAAGATGATGGTCACGAACCAGGAACAGGTCCTTTTAAAGATAAACTTGCAATTGTTCACAAACCAACAATCTTTAAGTTTGAAGGGGACACAACAACAGGTTCTTTAAACTTAAAAAACAAACACCCAGAAAAAGCAAAACAATTTATCTCAGTTAACGATGATCGTAAAAATGATAAAAAAGAAGCTATTTCTAGTCCATGGACTTTAACAGGTCAATTATCTGAAGTTAAAGAAGGAACTAAAACTTTAGCTGGAACAATGGATTTTAAAACATCTGAATTACAACAATATGATATTGGTGAATTAGTAACAAAACCTAATGGGGTTCAAGATTACGCTCCTGCTGCAATTAAAGCAGATGCAGCTAAAGCAGACGCAACTAAATATACATTACAACCAAAATTCTCTTTAGATGCAGCTGGAACAGCGGTTAAATTCTTAGAATCAACAAATACTGATGTAACAGATCCACATGGTGTATTCACTAATTTAGGTGATGTTGACTTTAACGTAGCTTCAGGTAACGCTAGCGAAGCTGGAACATACGATGGTACTATCACTTGGACTTTAGCAGCTCAAAAATAA